A region of the Methylobacterium nodulans ORS 2060 genome:
GCAGATGTTCGCTTCCGGCTGCCGCCTGGTGGTCAGCATAACCTCCTCTGGCCAGATCACGGCCCTGCGCCTGCCGCCCTACTTCATCCTGATCGAGCGCGCGTTGCGCGATGAGGGCACCAGCTACCACTACCTGCCTGCCTCCGATTATGCGGAGGCCGATCCGGCGCTGGTCGCAACGATCAGCGCTGCGCTGGCGCATGTCGGCGAGCCGGTCGAGCGCGGGGCAACCTGGACGACGGATGCGCCATACCGGGAAACGCCGGAGGCTATCGCCGCCGCACGCGAGGCGGGCATCCTCGCCGTCGAGATGGAGGCGGCGGCACTCTACGCCTTTGCCCAGGCGCGCAGCAAGCCGGTCCTCTGCTTTGCGCACGTCACCAACCAGATGGGCCAAGCAGGCGACTTCGAGAAAGGCGAAGCCAATGGTGCGATTGCTTCGCTCGTCTTGGTGCAAGTGGTCGCCGAAGCTTGGCTGCAATCGCCTTTCGGGTCGGCCTGAGGGGAGTAACCGCCACGCTTTTCGGGGCGAAGTCAAACGATCGGAGGGCTCTCCATGCGAACCAACCCGTTTGATGACACCTGGCAGTTCTTCCTCGCCAATCAGCCCGATCAGCTGGCGCGTGGCGAGGCTCGCTGGCTGCTGCTCGGACTGTTTCTCGCCCTGCTCGCCGGCAGTCTTGTGATTGCGGTCATCAACTGGCGAGACGATCCGGACCAACGGACACTGCCGCATCTCGTGACTTGGCTGGCGCGGGTCCTCGTCGGCAGCATGTGGTTTCAGGGTTCGCTCTGGAAGCTGCCGCTGTTCACCACCGACAATGGCCTGTTCTACTGGACGCAGCAAATGGTCCAGCACAGCGCGTTTGACTGGCATCGGGACTTGGTGGCGCACGCCGTGATCCCGGCCTTTCTCGTGATCGGACCGCTCGTCTATCTGACCGAGCTGGCCTTTGCGGCGTCACTGATCCTTGGTTTTGCGGTGCGCCTGACCGGACTGATCGGCGTCGCCTTTGTCATCAATCTCTGGATCGGCCTGTATCGGCATCCGGGCGAGTGGCCGTGGAACTACGTGTTTCTGGCGCTGCTGATGGGCGCGTTCAGCCTGCACGCCGCAGGTCGCTCGCTCGGGCTGGATGCACTGC
Encoded here:
- a CDS encoding nucleoside phosphorylase → MSNRNLRVLPPILRGKHHGAASAFTPENLLREARRQKGLPDTPVPEVCILDPDGDVVRYLRATGRAQRVESWVCYHSDMDRFTQGGREYGIVGCAVGASYAVLLAEQMFASGCRLVVSITSSGQITALRLPPYFILIERALRDEGTSYHYLPASDYAEADPALVATISAALAHVGEPVERGATWTTDAPYRETPEAIAAAREAGILAVEMEAAALYAFAQARSKPVLCFAHVTNQMGQAGDFEKGEANGAIASLVLVQVVAEAWLQSPFGSA
- a CDS encoding DoxX family protein, which encodes MRTNPFDDTWQFFLANQPDQLARGEARWLLLGLFLALLAGSLVIAVINWRDDPDQRTLPHLVTWLARVLVGSMWFQGSLWKLPLFTTDNGLFYWTQQMVQHSAFDWHRDLVAHAVIPAFLVIGPLVYLTELAFAASLILGFAVRLTGLIGVAFVINLWIGLYRHPGEWPWNYVFLALLMGAFSLHAAGRSLGLDALLRRRMLQWTRRTPWEQVLAGVS